One window of Salminus brasiliensis chromosome 16, fSalBra1.hap2, whole genome shotgun sequence genomic DNA carries:
- the nxnl2 gene encoding nucleoredoxin-like protein 2: MVEVFAGRALLNKEGDFIDPEEALRNKVVGLYFSAGWCPPCRDFTPVLCDFYTELVEESEPPAQFEIVFISSDKSTEDMVEYYHDMHGDWLALPWTDQYKHELKKRYNITAVPKLVIVKENGQVITDKGRKQIRDKGLACFRTWLEVAEIFQNFKC, encoded by the exons ATGGTGGAGGTTTTTGCTGGCCGAGCTCTTTTGAACAAAGAAGGCGACTTCATCGACCCAGAAGAAGCTCTCCGTAACAAAGTTGTGGGACTGTATTTTTCCGCCGGCTGGTGTCCACCCTGCCGGGACTTCACCCCGGTGCTCTGCGACTTCTACACCGAGCTGGTGGAGGAGAGCGAACCCCCGGCGCAGTTCGAGATAGTTTTCATATCCTCTGACAAGTCCACAGAAGACATGGTGGAGTACTACCACGACATGCACGGAGACTGGCTCGCCTTGCCCTGGACTGACCAGTACAAGCA CGAGCTCAAGAAGAGGTACAACATCACTGCCGTCCCCAAGCTGGTGATAGTGAAGGAGAATGGACAGGTCATCACTGACAAAGGGCGCAAGCAGATCCGGGACAAGGGCCTGGCCTGCTTCAGGACCTGGCTGGAAGTGGCTGAAATCTTCCAGAACTTTAAATGCTGA
- the tfpil gene encoding boophilin-H2: MNSQRSFHLFLLATVCGIVGALDPNCIKTVSEGTGSERTVKFHYVQKLGYCLPFFYNGDCSIGNCFDSDQKCMQSCSLEYSHRFPDGDEVCGLKMDTGNCFALLAKYYYDSEEKTCRMFMYSGCHGNGNRFDTREDCQKMCQAKSGRMLGAAETPNPDLQTVDVGLIVGILGGIVFAVAVIVAIALFVTQRKAKRAEMKKVPTTDIEMS; the protein is encoded by the exons ATGAATTCCCAGCGCTCTTTCCACCTTTTCTTGCTGGCGACGGTGTGCGGCATTGTGGGGGCATTAG ATCCAAACTGCATTAAAACCGTGAGTGAAGGAACTGGATCAGAGAGAACAGTGAAATTTCACTACGTCCAAAAGCTCGGATACTGCTTGCCTTTCTTCTACAATGGAGACTGTAGCATCGGCAACTGTTTCGACTCTGACCAGAAATGCATGCAGTCATGCTCACTGGAGTACAGCCACCGCTTTCCAGACGGAG ATGAAGTATGTGGGTTAAAGATGGACACAGGCAACTGCTTTGCCCTGCTCGCCAAGTACTATTACGACAGCGAGGAGAAGACCTGCCGGATGTTCATGTACTCAGGCTGCCATGGGAACGGCAACCGCTTTGACACCAGAGAGGACTGTCAAAAAATGTGTCAAG caaAATCTGGACGAATGCTTGGAGCAGCAGAAACCCCCAACCCTGACCTGCAAACAGTTGATGTGG gcttgATTGTTGGCATTCTGGGAGGCATTGTATTTGCAGTGGCTGTGATCGTTGCTATTGCGCTATTTGTTACCCAAAG GAAGGCCAAACGAGCCGAGATGAAGAAAGTGCCGACGACTGACATCGAGATGAGCTAG